One genomic segment of Chitinophaga sancti includes these proteins:
- a CDS encoding NAD(P)/FAD-dependent oxidoreductase: MNKQAYDAIVVGAGPNGLAAAITLQQQGIQVLLLEGRDTIGGGLRSKELTLPGFVHDVCAAIHPLAAGSPFFSTLPLADYGLKFLQPEVAAAHPFDDGTAAVLNRSLDETAKGLGIDEHTYHQLMDPVVRDWPALAPALLGPLAFPKHPGAMVRFGLKALLPARTLANKFQGKAARGLFAGMAAHAIQPLTNLTTAAIGMVLLANGHLQGWPAPQGGSQAIANALAAYFESIGGEIQTNTYVRSLNDLPPARTILLDVTPKQLLEIAGDKIKGLYKYQLQRYRYGMGVFKIDWALDGPIPFTNEHCRKAGTLHLGNTLEEITANEQLTSKGHHPDNPFVLLAQQSIFDPTRAPEGSHTAWAYCHVPHGSIVDMTTQIENQVERFAPGFRDRIIGRHTMNTRQMEDYNPNYIGGDINGGILDITQLYTRPAIRLSPYSTPAKGIYVCSSATPPGGGVHGMCGYHAAKKSLKDIFNIY, from the coding sequence ATGAACAAACAGGCATATGATGCAATCGTAGTAGGTGCAGGTCCCAACGGCCTGGCGGCAGCTATCACCCTGCAACAGCAGGGTATACAGGTATTACTGTTGGAAGGTAGGGATACCATTGGTGGCGGCCTCCGTTCCAAAGAACTTACCTTGCCTGGTTTTGTACATGACGTATGCGCTGCCATTCATCCTTTAGCAGCAGGATCGCCGTTTTTTAGCACACTGCCACTGGCAGATTATGGACTGAAATTCCTGCAACCTGAAGTGGCCGCTGCACACCCATTTGACGATGGTACAGCAGCTGTATTAAATCGCTCACTGGATGAGACAGCCAAAGGACTTGGCATAGATGAACATACATATCATCAACTCATGGACCCGGTAGTGAGGGATTGGCCAGCGTTGGCACCTGCATTACTGGGTCCATTGGCGTTTCCAAAGCATCCCGGTGCTATGGTGCGTTTTGGGCTGAAAGCGTTATTACCGGCCAGAACCCTAGCGAATAAATTTCAGGGAAAGGCGGCCAGAGGCTTATTTGCCGGAATGGCGGCACATGCTATTCAGCCATTGACCAACCTCACTACAGCGGCTATAGGAATGGTCTTATTAGCCAATGGTCACCTGCAGGGATGGCCTGCACCACAAGGAGGCTCACAAGCCATCGCCAATGCACTGGCAGCTTACTTCGAATCTATCGGCGGCGAGATACAAACGAATACTTATGTACGCTCATTAAATGACCTGCCTCCTGCCCGCACTATATTGTTGGATGTAACACCTAAGCAATTACTGGAAATAGCAGGCGACAAAATAAAAGGACTATACAAATACCAATTGCAACGCTATCGGTACGGTATGGGCGTATTCAAAATAGACTGGGCATTGGATGGTCCGATCCCTTTTACCAATGAACATTGCCGCAAAGCTGGTACCCTGCATCTGGGCAATACACTGGAAGAGATCACGGCCAATGAACAACTCACTTCAAAAGGGCATCATCCTGATAACCCTTTTGTATTGCTGGCACAGCAAAGCATCTTCGACCCAACCCGTGCTCCTGAAGGCAGCCATACTGCCTGGGCCTATTGCCACGTTCCCCATGGTTCTATCGTAGACATGACTACGCAAATCGAGAATCAGGTTGAGCGCTTTGCCCCCGGTTTCCGTGATCGCATTATTGGCAGGCATACCATGAACACCCGGCAAATGGAAGACTACAATCCCAACTACATTGGTGGCGATATCAATGGTGGAATATTAGATATTACACAACTATATACAAGACCTGCTATCAGACTCTCTCCCTATAGCACCCCTGCAAAAGGTATTTATGTTTGTTCTTCTGCAACCCCTCCCGGTGGCGGCGTTCACGGCATGTGTGGCTACCACGCTGCAAAAAAATCTCTGAAAGATATCTTTAATATCTATTAA
- a CDS encoding response regulator transcription factor translates to MKHKILLVEDEADLGNVVKQYLELMDFDVDWQQNGRTALDLFEKSPNAYHILLIDVNLPGLNGFELAEQIIRLNNHVPFLFLTARGDKNDRLSGLKIGADDYVVKPFDVDELVLRIRNIIKRKQPVVSAEPAQQSVINIGTTHLFVDSLKLVTEQGEEIILTPRECDLLVLFFNNVNRVLKREEILTKVWGSNDYFVGRSLDVFISRFRKYFQHNINISIKNVYGIGFVFNVK, encoded by the coding sequence ATGAAACACAAAATTCTGTTAGTAGAGGATGAAGCAGACCTCGGAAACGTTGTTAAACAATACCTGGAATTAATGGATTTTGATGTGGACTGGCAGCAAAATGGCCGGACCGCCCTGGACCTGTTTGAGAAATCGCCCAATGCCTATCATATTCTCCTCATAGATGTAAACCTCCCCGGATTGAATGGATTCGAACTGGCGGAGCAGATCATCAGGCTCAACAATCATGTCCCATTCCTGTTCCTCACAGCAAGAGGGGACAAGAATGACCGGCTGAGCGGCTTGAAGATAGGTGCAGATGATTATGTGGTCAAACCCTTTGATGTAGATGAACTGGTACTACGCATCCGTAACATCATCAAGAGAAAGCAACCTGTTGTGAGCGCTGAACCTGCCCAACAAAGTGTGATCAATATAGGAACGACCCACCTTTTTGTAGATTCACTGAAGCTGGTGACGGAGCAGGGAGAAGAGATCATTCTCACCCCAAGAGAGTGCGATTTGCTGGTATTGTTCTTTAACAATGTGAACCGTGTATTGAAGCGGGAAGAGATCCTTACAAAAGTGTGGGGCTCTAACGACTACTTTGTAGGCCGTAGCCTCGACGTATTCATTTCACGTTTTAGAAAGTATTTCCAACATAATATTAATATCAGTATCAAGAATGTATATGGTATTGGTTTTGTATTTAATGTGAAATAG
- a CDS encoding glycoside hydrolase family 43 protein produces the protein MKSIIRLCILLCVFACNAQQKTTFHNPLLSSGPDPWVTYKDGYYYYMHTVGNHLELWKTANMAKLEDAPQKSIWTPPATGPYSKDNWAPEIHFLRGKWYIYFCADGGDNQNHRIYVLENSSPDPMTGIWEMKGKVADPSDKWAIDASVFEHEQKLYMIWSGWEGDNNGEQDIYIAEMKDPLTITGPRVRLSRPVYDWEKFGDLNDPNLPHVNVNEGPEILKHGNKLFLFYSASACWTDYYALGMLVADDNSNLLDTASWKKHATPMFLQSPETGVYAPGHNSFFTTPDGKQNWILYHANDHAGDGCGNRRSPRMQPFTWDKDGMPVLGKPVSVKKELRVP, from the coding sequence ATGAAATCTATTATCCGGCTTTGTATCCTGCTCTGTGTCTTTGCCTGCAATGCACAGCAGAAAACCACTTTTCACAATCCCCTTCTGTCTTCCGGACCTGATCCCTGGGTAACGTACAAAGATGGGTATTACTACTACATGCATACGGTTGGCAATCACCTGGAGCTCTGGAAAACGGCTAATATGGCAAAACTGGAAGATGCCCCTCAAAAAAGCATCTGGACACCGCCTGCCACCGGCCCTTATTCAAAAGACAACTGGGCGCCGGAAATCCACTTCCTGCGGGGCAAATGGTATATCTATTTTTGTGCGGATGGAGGAGATAACCAAAATCACCGCATCTATGTGCTGGAAAACAGCTCTCCCGATCCTATGACAGGTATCTGGGAAATGAAAGGGAAAGTAGCCGATCCTTCAGATAAGTGGGCCATTGATGCGTCTGTATTTGAGCACGAACAAAAGTTGTATATGATCTGGTCTGGCTGGGAGGGGGATAACAACGGAGAGCAGGATATTTATATAGCAGAAATGAAGGACCCTCTCACGATCACAGGCCCACGGGTGAGACTCTCCCGCCCTGTCTATGACTGGGAAAAATTTGGCGACCTGAATGATCCGAACCTGCCACATGTCAATGTAAATGAGGGGCCGGAGATCCTGAAGCATGGTAATAAGCTGTTCCTGTTTTATAGCGCATCTGCTTGTTGGACAGATTATTATGCATTAGGAATGCTTGTAGCGGATGATAACAGTAACCTGCTGGATACCGCCAGCTGGAAGAAGCATGCAACGCCGATGTTCCTTCAATCACCTGAAACGGGTGTGTATGCACCAGGGCACAATTCCTTCTTTACAACGCCTGACGGCAAGCAAAACTGGATCTTGTATCATGCCAATGATCATGCAGGAGATGGGTGTGGAAACAGGCGTTCCCCCCGTATGCAACCCTTTACCTGGGACAAGGATGGGATGCCTGTTTTGGGCAAACCAGTGTCTGTAAAGAAAGAATTACGAGTGCCTTAA
- a CDS encoding fibronectin type III domain-containing protein — MMTRNFTKLSLFAVCLCSSLGALAQTDLTANGGTVTVQYYNDDNAKENYQSITDNDVNTKYYTAHTDIWVQYQSAYSAILSQYAVSSANDASTRDPKDWVLLGSNDGSNWVTLDSQTAQTFAARYQTNTYTVSGTAAYLYFRLHITASNGAGSIQFSEWRLSGSAAGPAAPTQLTASISGYNAYLSWSDNSTNETGFIVSSSIDGVTFNTLDTVAANVHHYADSGLSVGTAYIYHVRAINSVGVSAIAKSGVVRTAAAPYAIDLTDYVNGKVSDQFNTTGGEGIAKAVDNGIYTKYLAYNPTTWVIYHLANPGIATQYAITSGNDADGRDPKNWVFEGSNDSTTWVTLHSETNQVFTGRQKKRTFVFSNTTAYTYYRLNITANNGDDLIQFSELEIYGTGSGSFPTGAPAAPSDLVTTSVSGNQIILDWSDNSTTETNYRLERSADSSNWDFSKVLNPNSTHFYSLELSPLTTYYYRVRAENSAGNSAWVYASDTTLTSTPPATWKEHWFEHRELLSLVYSNSSINMYYDSAVPRTVTWMNDDMTKVWDYVKSNYGTFSDPKLNMVYHSVTGFSGGHPATVFDSSHDYRNVADLGGDWTTRSDWNVGASIHEVGHIVEGGSKGVMNSPAFAIWHDSKWMEIFIYDVEKRLGWNEDAQGTYNDVIGGVENYPKPGTHWFRDWFYPIYTRSDSSAALNRYFTLLSEYFPQHNGAYTRDLNLGEFVHFWSGAVKYSLKKQADTAFKWDDELEMQFKQAQIDFPFTYPDEPVVPDTTTIDTVKVPTCHVWPNPASGYVNVSLPGKVAKYVVTLYGINGVKHISRIAPGNSISLNVSGLPGGLYIVTVADERQRVVSRQKIIVSNGRSSK; from the coding sequence ATGATGACCCGTAATTTTACAAAGCTATCTTTGTTCGCTGTATGCCTATGCAGTAGTCTTGGCGCCCTTGCCCAGACAGACCTTACCGCAAATGGAGGTACCGTCACTGTACAGTATTACAACGATGACAACGCAAAGGAAAACTATCAGAGTATCACTGACAATGATGTAAACACCAAGTACTATACTGCCCACACAGACATCTGGGTGCAGTATCAGTCGGCCTATTCAGCCATTTTAAGCCAATACGCTGTTTCTTCTGCCAATGATGCATCGACCAGAGACCCTAAGGATTGGGTGCTCTTAGGTTCCAATGACGGCAGTAACTGGGTTACACTGGATAGTCAGACTGCACAAACATTTGCAGCCCGTTACCAGACTAACACTTACACCGTATCCGGTACTGCTGCTTACCTTTATTTTCGCTTGCACATCACTGCCAGCAATGGCGCTGGTTCCATCCAGTTTTCAGAATGGAGACTGTCCGGATCAGCTGCAGGGCCTGCGGCACCCACTCAACTCACCGCCAGCATTTCAGGATACAATGCATACCTGAGCTGGTCGGATAATTCTACGAATGAAACAGGCTTTATCGTTTCCAGTTCTATTGATGGGGTTACTTTCAATACGCTGGATACTGTAGCGGCAAATGTGCATCACTATGCCGATAGCGGTCTGAGTGTAGGAACGGCTTACATTTACCACGTGAGAGCCATCAACTCAGTGGGTGTGTCTGCTATCGCAAAATCAGGTGTAGTAAGAACTGCCGCTGCACCTTATGCCATTGATCTGACTGATTATGTAAATGGAAAAGTTTCAGACCAGTTTAATACTACTGGTGGAGAAGGTATTGCAAAAGCAGTTGACAACGGCATCTACACCAAATACCTCGCATACAATCCAACTACCTGGGTCATATATCATCTGGCTAATCCCGGTATAGCAACACAGTATGCTATTACCTCCGGAAACGATGCGGATGGCAGAGATCCTAAAAACTGGGTGTTTGAAGGTTCTAACGACAGTACTACGTGGGTAACATTGCATAGTGAAACAAATCAGGTATTCACAGGCAGACAAAAAAAGAGAACCTTTGTTTTCTCTAACACGACTGCTTATACCTACTATCGTTTAAACATTACTGCGAATAACGGCGATGATTTGATTCAGTTCTCAGAATTGGAAATCTATGGTACTGGTAGTGGCTCTTTCCCTACAGGTGCACCTGCGGCCCCTTCGGACTTAGTCACCACAAGCGTTTCAGGCAACCAGATTATTCTGGACTGGTCTGATAATTCAACGACTGAAACCAATTATCGTTTAGAGCGATCTGCTGATAGCAGCAACTGGGATTTTTCAAAAGTATTAAATCCAAACTCCACTCATTTCTATTCACTGGAATTGTCTCCGCTCACTACTTACTATTATCGCGTAAGAGCAGAAAACAGCGCTGGTAATTCTGCATGGGTATATGCGAGTGATACTACGTTGACAAGTACACCACCTGCTACCTGGAAGGAGCATTGGTTTGAACATAGAGAACTATTATCGTTAGTATATAGCAATAGCAGTATCAATATGTACTATGATAGTGCTGTACCACGCACGGTGACCTGGATGAATGATGATATGACAAAGGTGTGGGATTATGTAAAATCAAATTACGGCACCTTTAGTGATCCGAAATTAAACATGGTATACCACAGTGTGACCGGGTTCTCAGGTGGTCATCCGGCTACTGTATTTGATAGTTCACACGATTATCGCAACGTCGCTGATCTGGGTGGTGACTGGACCACGAGAAGTGATTGGAATGTGGGTGCATCGATACATGAGGTTGGGCATATCGTAGAAGGTGGTAGCAAGGGTGTAATGAATTCACCTGCATTTGCAATATGGCATGATAGTAAATGGATGGAGATATTCATTTATGATGTGGAAAAGAGATTGGGTTGGAATGAGGATGCACAGGGCACTTACAACGATGTAATAGGTGGTGTGGAGAACTATCCTAAGCCAGGTACGCATTGGTTCAGGGACTGGTTCTATCCTATTTATACACGTTCTGATTCCAGTGCAGCGCTGAACAGGTATTTTACATTATTGTCTGAATATTTCCCACAGCATAATGGAGCGTATACCCGTGATCTGAATCTTGGTGAGTTTGTGCATTTTTGGAGTGGTGCTGTGAAATATAGTCTGAAGAAACAGGCAGATACGGCATTTAAGTGGGATGATGAACTGGAAATGCAGTTTAAGCAGGCGCAGATCGATTTTCCATTTACTTATCCTGACGAACCGGTAGTACCTGATACAACTACTATTGATACAGTAAAAGTGCCAACCTGCCATGTATGGCCAAATCCAGCTTCAGGATATGTGAATGTATCCCTGCCGGGTAAGGTAGCAAAGTATGTAGTAACATTATATGGTATTAATGGTGTGAAACATATTTCGCGCATAGCGCCGGGTAATAGTATTTCCCTGAATGTGAGTGGATTGCCGGGAGGCCTGTACATAGTTACAGTGGCAGATGAACGGCAGCGGGTAGTATCAAGACAAAAGATTATTGTAAGTAACGGACGTTCTTCCAAATAG
- a CDS encoding RagB/SusD family nutrient uptake outer membrane protein, translating into MKKYLLIISAALVFVLGCKKDADFLQTDPSNILTDETVWKSESLVLSVLADLYNRYVDQQTITNWVEYTNFDEAFPSQASEYWRVQQIDYPYDWWNLWDYGQMRDLNLFIQKCTAATALSEEARTRFLGEARFLRAALYFEEVKRMGGVPLITEPMTYDFSGDPTYLQHARAKESEIYDFVIAEMDTIKTMLPDDPATQSRATKGVALAMQARAALYAASIARYGAGTPSVATAGGEVGIPADKAEGYYQKALTAAQEIINGGKYSLYQKKAEDLQDNFAATFYDKSNNPEVIFAQDFKLKSGKVQGWTIANQPWSSAEEQQGGRVNPSLNLAEQFEKLDNTYAPFATNSGSDYIYYEHPGDIFAGRDARLGGTIMLPGSKFKGKDLDIWAGIMYWNNGAYSIISGDTYGEIGNIPGGPTGVQIVGTDGPIDGKEYSAQTGFLVRKFMDPTIGSGQLGTQSEVWWVRYRYAEVLLNAAEAAFELNQPAVAAGYMNTVRSRAGLTTPLTAADITFDRIVHERKVELAFEGHELFDNKRWRLAHKVWNGESISASEVISNIGKADKINTQIYGLWPYKIYNPGSANDGKYVFKVVKSANVTAAHRFNLGNYYSSISADILSNNPKLVKNPNQ; encoded by the coding sequence ATGAAAAAATATCTGTTAATCATATCAGCAGCCCTTGTGTTTGTGTTGGGTTGTAAAAAGGATGCTGACTTCCTGCAAACTGATCCTTCCAATATTCTGACAGACGAAACCGTTTGGAAAAGTGAAAGTTTGGTATTGTCAGTACTGGCCGATCTCTATAACCGTTATGTAGATCAACAAACTATAACAAACTGGGTAGAGTATACGAATTTTGACGAAGCATTCCCTTCTCAGGCCAGTGAATACTGGCGTGTACAGCAGATCGACTATCCTTATGACTGGTGGAACCTGTGGGATTATGGCCAGATGCGTGACCTGAATCTCTTTATTCAGAAGTGTACCGCAGCGACTGCCTTAAGTGAAGAAGCACGTACCCGTTTCCTGGGTGAAGCCCGTTTTCTGCGTGCTGCACTGTATTTTGAAGAAGTAAAACGCATGGGTGGTGTTCCTTTGATCACCGAGCCTATGACTTACGACTTCAGTGGCGATCCTACCTACCTGCAACATGCAAGAGCAAAAGAATCTGAAATATATGATTTCGTTATTGCGGAAATGGATACCATTAAAACGATGTTACCTGATGATCCTGCCACACAGTCAAGAGCTACCAAAGGTGTAGCATTGGCAATGCAGGCCAGAGCAGCTTTGTATGCCGCTTCTATTGCAAGATATGGCGCAGGTACACCATCTGTAGCCACTGCCGGCGGCGAAGTAGGTATACCTGCTGATAAGGCAGAGGGCTACTATCAGAAAGCACTGACTGCTGCACAGGAGATTATTAATGGTGGTAAGTATTCCCTGTATCAGAAGAAAGCTGAAGATCTGCAGGACAACTTCGCAGCCACTTTTTATGATAAGTCAAACAACCCGGAAGTCATCTTCGCACAGGATTTCAAATTGAAAAGCGGAAAGGTACAGGGATGGACTATCGCTAACCAGCCATGGTCTTCAGCTGAAGAGCAACAGGGCGGTCGTGTGAATCCTTCCCTTAACCTCGCTGAGCAGTTTGAAAAACTCGATAACACATATGCACCATTTGCTACCAATTCAGGCAGCGACTATATCTACTACGAGCATCCAGGTGACATTTTCGCTGGCAGAGATGCAAGATTAGGGGGCACTATTATGCTGCCTGGTTCTAAATTCAAAGGCAAGGATCTGGATATCTGGGCTGGTATCATGTATTGGAATAATGGTGCTTACAGCATCATCAGCGGGGATACTTATGGTGAAATTGGTAACATTCCCGGTGGCCCTACAGGCGTGCAGATAGTAGGTACCGATGGTCCTATCGATGGTAAAGAATATTCTGCACAGACAGGTTTCCTTGTACGTAAGTTCATGGATCCTACAATAGGTTCCGGACAGTTGGGTACACAGAGTGAAGTTTGGTGGGTACGCTACCGTTATGCAGAAGTATTGCTGAATGCAGCAGAAGCGGCTTTCGAACTGAATCAGCCTGCCGTAGCAGCTGGGTATATGAACACTGTGCGTTCCAGAGCAGGGCTGACTACACCACTGACTGCTGCTGACATCACCTTTGACAGGATCGTACATGAAAGGAAAGTGGAACTGGCATTTGAAGGTCACGAACTGTTTGATAACAAACGCTGGCGCCTGGCTCATAAAGTCTGGAATGGTGAAAGTATCAGTGCAAGCGAAGTGATATCCAACATTGGTAAAGCTGATAAAATAAACACCCAGATCTATGGTCTGTGGCCTTACAAGATTTATAATCCAGGTAGTGCAAATGATGGTAAATATGTGTTCAAAGTGGTGAAATCTGCTAACGTAACTGCGGCACACCGCTTCAACCTGGGCAACTATTACTCTTCTATCTCAGCAGACATTCTGAGTAACAACCCTAAGCTGGTAAAGAATCCTAATCAGTAA
- a CDS encoding HAMP domain-containing sensor histidine kinase, whose amino-acid sequence MNRKTRLEFKLAIERIYLSFRNYYMRHPVKVYITSSVICFIILAIVQIMLVYNTYDLLNRRFYYEKKGRINERYTKAIINDHVFPGGKDIIDGLLTPQYHELEKLYQAGDTARFNRASQIILRSVFNTLINKQNAEALLRDIKLKEGIHDSLRYLLVVSRIDLQFADLKYVNIYDKRKKYPLIDDTIQTPKGIKIFGDLANPDEQSQIIGLFVSDPKPYTYAISFSLYADPYNRRQVVFKQMQGILTMSLLSVLAIIILFFITLRNWIKQKHIADVKTDFINNITHEFHTPLSAIMVANKNIQNERVLENKTAIRSLSDIIERQSQRLKLLIGQVLDIATIDNLYVQKGPEDLNVLISEILTDFSIKFPSDNLQLSFIPAPETIIVDADSFHFTTLLLNLLDNAVKYNLQEVKHIQVATIETETDIQISISDNGIGMDKETIRYIFDKFYRNQKDLTQNAKGLGLGLHYVKQCIDAHQWTVKVESEPGMGSTFVIIIPK is encoded by the coding sequence ATGAACAGAAAAACGCGGTTGGAGTTTAAACTGGCGATTGAAAGAATATATTTGTCTTTCAGGAATTATTACATGAGGCATCCGGTTAAGGTTTACATTACTTCTTCTGTCATTTGTTTCATTATATTGGCAATAGTCCAGATCATGTTAGTTTACAATACCTACGATCTGCTAAACAGAAGATTCTACTATGAAAAGAAAGGACGTATCAATGAACGTTATACAAAGGCAATCATCAACGACCACGTCTTCCCGGGGGGGAAAGATATTATTGATGGCCTGTTAACACCGCAATACCATGAACTCGAAAAACTTTACCAAGCCGGTGATACCGCCCGTTTCAATCGTGCATCCCAGATAATACTCCGGAGTGTTTTCAATACTCTCATCAACAAACAAAACGCAGAAGCGCTGCTAAGAGATATCAAACTCAAAGAAGGCATTCACGATTCACTCAGGTACCTGCTTGTCGTATCCCGTATAGACCTCCAATTCGCTGATTTAAAATATGTGAACATCTATGACAAGCGAAAAAAATACCCGCTTATAGACGATACTATTCAGACACCAAAGGGAATCAAAATATTCGGCGACCTGGCAAACCCCGATGAGCAAAGTCAGATCATCGGTCTTTTTGTATCAGATCCAAAACCGTATACATACGCCATTAGTTTTTCACTCTACGCCGATCCTTACAACCGACGGCAGGTAGTGTTCAAACAAATGCAGGGCATCCTCACCATGAGTCTGCTCTCGGTATTGGCCATCATCATCCTGTTCTTCATCACGCTCCGCAACTGGATCAAACAGAAGCATATTGCCGATGTAAAAACAGATTTCATCAACAATATCACCCACGAATTCCATACGCCACTCTCAGCTATCATGGTGGCCAATAAAAACATCCAGAACGAACGGGTGCTCGAAAACAAAACCGCCATCCGCTCCCTCTCCGACATCATAGAGCGACAATCACAGCGATTGAAGCTACTGATCGGCCAGGTGCTGGACATTGCTACTATCGATAACTTATACGTACAGAAAGGCCCTGAAGACCTGAATGTGCTGATCAGTGAGATACTCACCGACTTTAGTATCAAGTTCCCTTCAGACAACCTGCAATTGTCTTTTATACCTGCCCCGGAAACAATTATAGTCGATGCAGACAGTTTTCATTTTACCACCCTGCTGCTCAATCTCCTCGATAACGCAGTGAAATACAACCTGCAGGAGGTAAAACATATACAGGTCGCCACCATAGAAACAGAAACTGATATACAGATCTCGATCAGTGATAATGGAATTGGTATGGATAAAGAAACAATCCGTTATATCTTTGACAAGTTCTACCGAAATCAGAAAGATCTGACACAAAATGCCAAGGGTTTAGGACTTGGCCTGCATTATGTAAAGCAATGCATAGATGCTCACCAATGGACAGTAAAAGTAGAGAGCGAGCCTGGCATGGGAAGTACATTTGTAATCATTATACCTAAGTGA
- a CDS encoding DUF3823 domain-containing protein, translating to MFRRKYITGLLIALTAFACKKDNYDEPKTTFKGSITYQGEAINVASLAVYFELWEPGWGKSGAIAVQIQQDGSFSSLLFNGNYKLIIPAGQGPFRSVTNNATNNDTIPLNLTGSTTMNIEVMPYYMIRNQQIAKSGTTAAASFKLEQIITGANGRSIENVYLYLNQTTIVDQSNYKVRTALAGSSITDLNNVAMSVDIPASMSSVGTTGAQNYAYARIGVKIAGVEDLLYSTVVKIDL from the coding sequence ATGTTTCGTAGAAAATATATCACCGGTCTATTGATTGCCTTGACTGCATTTGCATGCAAGAAGGATAATTATGATGAACCAAAGACTACCTTCAAGGGTAGTATCACTTACCAGGGTGAAGCCATCAATGTTGCTTCGCTGGCTGTATATTTTGAACTATGGGAACCCGGCTGGGGTAAGAGCGGCGCAATTGCGGTGCAGATTCAGCAAGATGGTTCTTTCTCTTCCCTCCTGTTTAACGGTAATTATAAACTGATCATTCCTGCTGGTCAGGGACCATTCAGATCCGTAACGAATAACGCTACTAATAATGACACTATTCCGCTGAACCTGACTGGCAGTACGACCATGAATATTGAGGTAATGCCTTATTACATGATCCGTAACCAGCAGATTGCGAAAAGTGGTACGACAGCAGCAGCCAGTTTTAAACTGGAACAGATTATCACGGGTGCGAATGGCAGAAGCATTGAAAACGTGTATCTTTATCTGAACCAGACCACCATCGTAGATCAAAGCAATTATAAAGTGCGGACTGCGCTGGCAGGCAGCAGTATTACTGATCTGAACAACGTAGCTATGTCTGTAGACATACCAGCTTCTATGTCATCAGTAGGTACCACAGGCGCTCAGAATTATGCATATGCAAGGATTGGGGTGAAGATTGCCGGTGTGGAAGATCTGCTTTATTCTACTGTAGTTAAAATTGACCTTTAA